From a region of the Candidatus Brocadia sp. genome:
- a CDS encoding CBS domain-containing protein, with translation MKVKDIMDTAPDLLRVSDTFAHLITILDQVKYHVIYVVDDGNKLAGVLTESDILKVLIPKYLTIDESLISVMDVNYFEKKCRESKDLTVTDIMTKSLITVSEDEPLIKAAALIVVHKIHSLPVVRNGNIVGIVPRQILLKHITKILAE, from the coding sequence ATGAAAGTAAAAGACATCATGGACACCGCTCCGGATCTGCTCCGTGTCTCAGATACCTTTGCACATCTCATCACAATACTCGATCAGGTTAAATATCATGTTATCTACGTAGTAGATGATGGCAATAAGCTGGCGGGTGTCCTGACCGAGTCTGATATTCTGAAAGTATTAATACCAAAATACCTAACGATCGACGAATCGCTTATTTCGGTGATGGACGTAAACTATTTCGAAAAAAAATGCAGGGAAAGCAAGGATTTGACGGTCACCGATATTATGACGAAAAGTCTTATAACCGTATCCGAAGATGAACCCTTGATAAAGGCAGCCGCGCTTATCGTTGTTCATAAGATACATTCCCTGCCGGTAGTGCGAAACGGCAACATTGTGGGAATTGTGCCGCGGCAAATATTGCTCAAGCATATTACAAAAATCCTTGCGGAATAA
- a CDS encoding ArsB/NhaD family transporter, with amino-acid sequence MVFWIATIIFLVSFGLIVSEIVDKTKVALIGASLMMILKIVTQHEAFYDKHFAIDYNVIFLLIGMMIIVNILSKTGLFQFLAIKSAKLAKGKPFLILIFITCITAALSAILDNVTTVLLLVPVSLFLADELEVDPFPFLLSEIMASNIGGTATLIGDPPNIMIASKIHLTFMDFICHMAPAVLFIFGFFILTIRILFGKKLQVNEAVRQKIFAIDEFSLIKNYSLLKKSLVVLGLVMLGFVFHGAFHYEPATIALLGAAILFIISKEDPHHVLRELEWPTLFFFIGLFIIVGGVVKVGLISYLSSGMISLTNPTADNMFITAITTLWFSAICSAIVDNIPFVASMIPLVTDTAHAILPSGADFKSVVQHSTLMPVWWSLALGACLGGNGSPVGASANVITLGLANKAGCPISFKKFIVYAVPITVESIIISTLYIWLRYYLFA; translated from the coding sequence ATGGTCTTCTGGATTGCCACGATTATTTTTCTTGTATCATTCGGATTGATTGTCTCTGAAATAGTCGATAAAACAAAGGTTGCGCTCATTGGCGCCAGCCTGATGATGATCCTTAAAATTGTAACCCAGCATGAGGCCTTTTATGACAAACATTTCGCCATTGATTATAACGTGATATTCCTCCTTATCGGCATGATGATTATTGTCAACATCCTGAGCAAAACCGGGTTATTTCAGTTCCTGGCAATAAAGTCCGCAAAACTTGCAAAAGGCAAGCCGTTCCTGATCCTCATCTTCATTACCTGCATTACCGCTGCGCTTTCAGCCATTCTTGACAATGTGACCACGGTGCTGCTCCTGGTTCCCGTCAGCCTTTTCCTTGCTGATGAACTGGAGGTGGACCCCTTTCCGTTTTTGCTATCAGAAATCATGGCGTCCAACATCGGCGGTACGGCAACCCTCATCGGTGATCCGCCCAATATTATGATCGCCAGCAAGATTCATCTCACTTTCATGGATTTTATCTGCCACATGGCGCCGGCAGTCCTCTTTATTTTTGGATTCTTTATTTTGACGATCAGAATACTCTTTGGAAAGAAGCTTCAGGTAAATGAAGCAGTCAGGCAAAAGATCTTTGCGATCGATGAATTTAGTCTGATCAAAAACTATTCCCTCTTAAAGAAATCGCTTGTCGTGCTGGGGCTGGTTATGCTGGGATTCGTATTTCACGGGGCATTTCACTATGAACCGGCAACCATTGCCCTTCTGGGAGCGGCTATTCTGTTTATTATATCAAAGGAAGACCCGCATCATGTGCTGAGGGAACTGGAATGGCCAACACTCTTCTTTTTTATTGGACTCTTTATCATTGTCGGGGGCGTCGTTAAGGTGGGTTTGATTTCGTATCTCTCATCAGGCATGATTTCATTAACAAACCCCACGGCGGACAACATGTTTATCACAGCAATTACCACCCTGTGGTTTTCTGCCATCTGTTCAGCGATCGTGGACAACATCCCCTTTGTGGCCAGCATGATTCCCCTCGTTACGGACACTGCGCATGCAATATTGCCGTCCGGAGCGGATTTCAAATCGGTCGTGCAGCATTCAACCCTTATGCCGGTATGGTGGTCACTGGCGCTGGGCGCGTGCCTCGGCGGAAACGGCTCGCCGGTTGGCGCATCCGCCAATGTGATTACCCTGGGGCTGGCGAATAAGGCGGGATGTCCAATATCATTCAAAAAATTCATTGTTTATGCTGTGCCCATTACCGTTGAGTCGATTATCATATCAACGCTTTATATCTGGTTACGCTATTATCTCTTTGCCTAA
- a CDS encoding carbohydrate ABC transporter permease, producing MNSYKNVLFESHFPKYLLNSFMVSCATVSITVPLSLLAAYGISRFSFRGKTFILFMIIALFTLPSISLVAALYKLFDALGWINLPVSLIGTYSALNFPLAFFLLIKYIDKIPTEMDHAALIDGCTYFQTFWYIISPLSSPGIISAAILVFIFCWNEFLFALTFTLDETTRMASVGIALFQGTYEIPWGDIAAASVVVTVPLLVVLLFFQKYIVQGLTSGAVKE from the coding sequence ATGAATTCCTACAAAAATGTCCTTTTTGAAAGCCATTTTCCAAAATATCTGTTGAACAGTTTTATGGTTTCATGCGCGACCGTATCGATCACCGTTCCCTTATCGCTTCTTGCTGCCTATGGTATCTCACGCTTCTCCTTCCGGGGAAAGACGTTTATTTTATTTATGATAATCGCGCTGTTTACCCTCCCCTCAATTAGCCTCGTGGCAGCTCTGTACAAACTTTTCGATGCTTTGGGCTGGATTAATCTGCCCGTCTCACTTATCGGTACTTATAGCGCCCTCAATTTTCCCCTGGCATTTTTTCTCCTGATAAAATATATTGACAAAATTCCGACTGAAATGGACCATGCGGCTCTCATCGACGGATGTACCTATTTTCAAACTTTTTGGTATATTATCAGCCCCTTATCTTCGCCGGGCATCATTTCTGCGGCAATTCTTGTCTTTATCTTTTGCTGGAACGAATTTCTTTTTGCCCTTACCTTTACCCTGGATGAGACAACACGCATGGCATCGGTGGGAATTGCCCTGTTTCAGGGCACGTATGAGATTCCCTGGGGTGATATTGCCGCTGCCTCTGTTGTCGTGACCGTTCCCCTTCTTGTTGTTTTACTGTTTTTCCAGAAATATATTGTACAAGGATTAACATCCGGGGCGGTGAAAGAATGA
- a CDS encoding TOBE domain-containing protein, protein MNTINAEPCGIRSFISGESTFEFPVPLPVKKSCIFGIRPEKLTIAPASTPCAIQGLIEYVEYLGNETINHVKITPHVTWYAKDVAERGRVGEFVGLKFLPEDTHWFDPVTGERIAH, encoded by the coding sequence ATGAACACGATCAACGCAGAGCCGTGTGGCATCCGTTCCTTCATTTCAGGAGAGAGCACGTTTGAATTTCCTGTCCCCTTGCCGGTTAAAAAAAGTTGTATTTTCGGCATACGTCCCGAAAAACTGACCATAGCGCCTGCATCTACGCCTTGTGCAATACAGGGTTTAATTGAATATGTCGAATACTTAGGGAATGAAACAATAAATCATGTAAAAATTACCCCTCATGTAACCTGGTACGCAAAGGATGTCGCTGAACGGGGACGAGTGGGTGAGTTCGTCGGATTGAAATTTCTTCCTGAAGACACCCATTGGTTTGATCCTGTGACCGGAGAAAGAATAGCACATTGA
- a CDS encoding ABC transporter substrate-binding protein — protein sequence MKFNLKKAIIVSIYLMVGVWIAYTFFRVRKTDEVVFNIGAGTEEIRFVKKLIEKFEGENPAIKVTLNVLPAPTDQQHHYYITTLGTKSTDIDVMRIDTTWIAEFASAGWLESLDNYLNKEDRASFIPVTEKTNVFQGALHAIPWDANVGLLYYRKDLLERYKMKPPDTWGELIETSAKISDSESIYGYLWQGKQYEGLVCNFIEFMSSKNGGIIDNAGHIIIDSEQNTIMLDLMRDLIWKYRISPQNTYSELAEESSRHLFQQGKALFLRNWTYVWELCQEDPSMKGRVGVSQLPRLPEGKPASVYGGWHLAINAHSEKKEPAWRLIQFLTSYEAQKELAIQVSWMPSRKALYKDPELMEKLPFLPVVESALQDVQIRPTVPYYQWISEILQKYVNKALSNQISSKEALKIIRAKLEEIKRDFTKN from the coding sequence ATGAAATTTAATCTCAAAAAAGCAATTATCGTATCTATTTACCTCATGGTGGGGGTATGGATTGCCTATACATTTTTCAGGGTGAGGAAAACGGATGAAGTCGTCTTCAATATTGGGGCAGGAACAGAAGAAATCCGCTTTGTGAAAAAGCTGATAGAGAAATTTGAGGGTGAAAATCCCGCCATAAAGGTTACCCTAAACGTCCTTCCCGCTCCTACCGATCAGCAGCACCATTATTACATTACCACCCTGGGAACGAAAAGCACAGATATTGATGTAATGAGAATCGATACCACCTGGATAGCCGAATTTGCTTCCGCCGGATGGCTGGAATCTCTTGATAATTATTTGAACAAAGAAGACAGGGCGTCTTTTATTCCGGTAACGGAAAAAACCAACGTCTTTCAGGGCGCCTTACACGCCATACCCTGGGATGCCAACGTCGGTCTTTTATACTATAGAAAAGATTTATTGGAAAGGTATAAGATGAAACCTCCGGATACCTGGGGTGAACTTATTGAGACTTCCGCAAAAATTTCAGATTCTGAATCCATTTACGGCTATCTCTGGCAGGGAAAGCAATATGAAGGGCTGGTCTGCAACTTTATTGAATTCATGAGCAGCAAAAATGGCGGAATAATTGACAATGCAGGACATATCATAATTGACTCTGAGCAAAACACCATAATGCTTGACCTAATGCGCGATTTGATATGGAAGTACCGTATATCTCCGCAAAACACTTACAGTGAACTTGCGGAAGAATCTTCCCGGCACCTCTTTCAACAGGGAAAAGCCCTGTTTTTAAGAAACTGGACCTATGTGTGGGAATTATGCCAGGAAGATCCTTCTATGAAGGGCAGGGTGGGTGTGTCTCAACTCCCGCGGCTTCCTGAAGGAAAACCCGCATCGGTGTATGGCGGTTGGCATCTTGCTATCAATGCACACTCAGAGAAAAAGGAACCGGCATGGCGGTTGATTCAGTTTTTAACTTCATACGAGGCACAAAAGGAATTGGCTATACAGGTGTCATGGATGCCCTCAAGAAAGGCATTGTATAAAGACCCGGAACTGATGGAGAAATTGCCTTTTCTTCCTGTCGTTGAATCAGCGTTACAGGATGTTCAAATAAGACCAACTGTCCCTTATTACCAATGGATCAGCGAGATTTTGCAAAAATACGTCAACAAGGCATTGTCGAATCAAATTAGCAGCAAAGAAGCATTAAAGATCATAAGAGCAAAACTCGAAGAGATAAAACGTGATTTTACGAAAAACTAA
- a CDS encoding sugar ABC transporter permease, with protein MILRKTKLPYLFLLPGLMLVLTFTCIPFIDTLILSFKNAKLFLPEETVTGVANYKAVLTHSRFWYSLFITLLFVLVSISLETLVGLCVGLMMNRLSPITKALRIMILIPWTIPTVVTARMWQWMFDYNLGIINYLLQGMGIDQVNWLGNPWLAFFSILLADVWKTTPFVAIIVLAGLSAIPQQIYKAAVIDGANSWQRLRFIFLPLLLPVLGVAILFRAIEAMRVFDLVYVLTGGGPGGSTETVSVYAYKLFFYKGDFGQGAATSVIILFLVAGFGYFYTKYSFRRNPV; from the coding sequence GTGATTTTACGAAAAACTAAACTGCCGTATCTGTTTTTGCTGCCCGGTCTGATGCTGGTACTGACATTTACTTGCATCCCGTTCATAGATACCCTTATCCTATCATTCAAAAATGCAAAACTCTTCCTGCCGGAGGAAACAGTTACCGGCGTTGCTAATTATAAAGCCGTTCTGACGCATTCCCGTTTTTGGTATTCCCTTTTTATCACCCTCCTGTTTGTACTCGTTTCGATTTCCCTGGAAACTCTTGTGGGTCTGTGTGTGGGACTCATGATGAACCGGCTTTCTCCCATTACTAAGGCATTAAGAATCATGATACTTATCCCATGGACGATTCCAACGGTGGTCACTGCCAGGATGTGGCAGTGGATGTTTGACTATAATCTAGGCATCATAAACTATCTCTTGCAAGGTATGGGAATAGATCAGGTAAACTGGCTTGGGAATCCATGGTTGGCCTTTTTTTCAATTCTCCTTGCGGATGTCTGGAAGACTACGCCATTTGTGGCAATCATCGTCCTGGCAGGCCTCTCCGCCATTCCTCAGCAAATATACAAAGCGGCGGTTATTGATGGTGCAAATAGCTGGCAACGACTTCGTTTCATTTTCCTGCCGTTACTGTTGCCGGTATTGGGCGTCGCCATCCTCTTCAGGGCAATTGAAGCCATGAGGGTATTTGACCTCGTGTATGTCCTGACGGGCGGCGGACCGGGGGGCTCAACGGAAACGGTGTCCGTGTATGCATACAAACTCTTTTTTTATAAGGGTGACTTTGGACAAGGCGCTGCAACCTCGGTAATCATCTTGTTTCTGGTGGCTGGATTTGGTTATTTTTATACAAAATACTCATTTCGAAGAAATCCTGTTTAA
- the treZ gene encoding malto-oligosyltrehalose trehalohydrolase produces the protein MHAINYISSGRCEFNVWAPFLSAVAVKILSPEERLVPMEKDMEGFWRATLTGITPAVRYLYRLSDEKDRPDPASQYQPDGVHGPSQVIDHSAFRWSDENWRGISLSEMIIYELHVGTFTPDGTFKAIIPRLDEVRDTGINTIELMPVSQFPGERNWGYDGVYPYAVQNSYGGPQGLKHLVNECHRRGISVILDVVYNHLGPEGNYLRDFGPYFTTTYLTPWGEAINFDSAYSREVRNYFIENALHWLRHYHVDALRIDAVHAIFDMKAKHFLSELSERVEEFSQEQGRKYYLIAESDLNDSRIVMPRESGGYGIDGVWCDDFHHSLHTLLTGENRGYYLDFGKIEHMVKSMKEGFVYSGEYSEFRKRNHGNSSGDIPAQQMVVFSQNHDQTGNRMLGERLSALVSFEALKLAAGVVLLSPYVPLIFMGEEYGEDTPFLYFVSHSDPGLIEAVQRGRMREFREFKWQGGLPDPQSTETFLKSKIDWEKRREGHHKVLLNFYRQLIGLRKTIPALSHPDKKNLCAEGNENQRILFIMRRKDASQIMIALNFNGADVACVPPLSDGAWNKAIDSAESIWRGPGSVLPYELVPGSEITVRGGSIALYIRKSPLLEENGGIQQSNPENHE, from the coding sequence ATGCATGCGATAAACTATATCAGTTCGGGAAGGTGCGAATTCAATGTCTGGGCTCCTTTTCTCAGCGCAGTAGCGGTAAAGATCCTTTCACCAGAGGAAAGACTTGTCCCTATGGAAAAGGATATGGAAGGATTTTGGAGAGCGACCCTTACCGGCATAACACCCGCGGTAAGATATCTCTATCGCCTCAGTGATGAAAAGGATAGACCCGATCCCGCTTCACAGTACCAGCCTGATGGAGTCCATGGGCCATCGCAGGTTATTGACCACAGCGCATTTCGCTGGTCAGATGAAAATTGGCGGGGAATTTCCTTGAGTGAGATGATAATTTACGAACTTCATGTTGGTACGTTTACGCCGGATGGGACGTTTAAAGCAATTATACCCAGACTTGATGAAGTGCGGGATACCGGGATAAATACCATAGAACTAATGCCTGTTTCCCAATTTCCCGGAGAAAGGAACTGGGGCTATGATGGCGTCTATCCTTATGCAGTTCAAAATTCCTACGGAGGACCTCAGGGGCTTAAACATCTGGTAAACGAGTGTCACAGGAGAGGAATATCGGTTATTCTGGACGTTGTCTATAACCATCTTGGGCCGGAAGGGAATTATTTGAGGGACTTCGGGCCTTATTTTACCACTACGTACCTTACTCCATGGGGCGAGGCGATAAATTTTGACTCTGCATACAGCAGAGAGGTAAGGAATTATTTTATTGAAAATGCCCTTCATTGGTTGCGTCATTACCACGTGGATGCCCTTCGCATTGATGCCGTTCATGCCATATTCGACATGAAGGCCAAACACTTTCTCTCTGAGCTTTCAGAGCGGGTTGAGGAATTTTCCCAGGAACAGGGGAGAAAATACTACCTCATCGCTGAAAGTGATTTAAATGATTCCCGTATCGTAATGCCACGGGAATCTGGCGGGTATGGCATTGACGGAGTATGGTGTGATGACTTTCATCACTCTCTTCATACCCTTCTTACCGGTGAAAATCGCGGATATTATCTTGATTTCGGAAAGATTGAGCATATGGTGAAGTCCATGAAAGAGGGCTTTGTCTATTCAGGTGAATATTCCGAATTCAGAAAGAGAAACCATGGTAATTCATCGGGGGATATACCTGCACAACAAATGGTGGTATTTTCACAAAACCACGACCAGACAGGCAACAGGATGCTGGGTGAAAGGCTCAGCGCCCTTGTATCGTTTGAGGCGCTGAAACTTGCCGCTGGGGTCGTTCTTCTTTCTCCGTACGTTCCCCTGATCTTCATGGGAGAAGAGTATGGGGAAGATACCCCGTTTCTTTACTTTGTAAGCCATTCCGATCCTGGCCTTATTGAAGCAGTGCAACGGGGAAGAATGAGAGAGTTCCGCGAATTCAAATGGCAGGGCGGACTGCCCGATCCGCAAAGCACAGAAACATTTTTGAAATCAAAAATAGACTGGGAAAAAAGAAGGGAGGGGCATCACAAGGTTTTGCTGAATTTTTACCGGCAACTGATAGGCCTCAGAAAAACTATTCCGGCACTTTCACATCCTGATAAGAAAAATCTTTGTGCAGAGGGTAACGAAAACCAGAGAATTTTGTTTATCATGCGCCGGAAGGATGCGAGCCAGATAATGATTGCCCTGAATTTCAATGGTGCGGATGTTGCCTGCGTTCCGCCCCTGTCCGATGGGGCATGGAACAAGGCAATTGATTCTGCAGAATCGATATGGAGAGGTCCTGGTTCTGTGCTTCCGTATGAGCTTGTCCCCGGCAGTGAAATAACGGTGAGGGGAGGAAGCATTGCCCTCTATATCAGAAAATCTCCGCTACTTGAAGAAAACGGCGGAATACAGCAGTCAAATCCGGAGAATCATGAATGA
- a CDS encoding malto-oligosyltrehalose synthase, with translation MTFEESFTPRIPVSTYRLQFNGHFTFPDARGVISYLHHLGISDIYASPYFKAKEGSLHGYDIVAHNMINPEIGTEEEYNEMIRELRKYGMGQILDIVPNHMCITSNENSWWMDVLENGPSSVYADFFDIDWEPVKIELKNKVLIPILNDQYGNVLERQELQLAFENGDFFLSYFQHKFPIRPKTYRDILQHGIDRLKNHLSPEDPNLNELLSIITALNHLPPYTEKDQEKIAERYREKEIIKKRLWNLYREIQEIQAFINETVKMFNGVKEKSESFDPLDHLLNQQIYRLSKWSVATEEINYRRFFDINDLAAIRMENPFVFKETHTLIFKLIRNGAVTGLRIDHPDGLYNPSEYFRRLQRNCFLHKRLNLTGTLAETPDGETALLRQYQELLSKDSQMKAFYIVGEKIFIKGEKMPEDWPIFGTTGYVFLNSLNGIFVETTNAKIFDDIYGRFIRSKVVFQKVVYEKKKLIMEVIMSSEVNTLGHYLNRLSEKNRLTRDFTLNSLTNAIKEVIAFFPVYRTYIKPSEVTERDRRYIEIAVSKAKRNNPAMSESVFDFLKDVLLLKYPENFKDADQKEWLDFVMKFQQVTGPVTAKGLEDTTFYIYNRLVSLNEVGGSPERFGVLMETFHGQNIERCKFWPHTLIATTTHDSKRSEDVRARINVLSEIPDEWRSCLTRWRRLNKKNAVVAEGQTIPDPNEEYLLYQTLVGAWPIEPMTISGYEIFKKRIKDYLVKALREAKVNTSWINPNANYENIVISFIEAILNNTRRNKFLKDFQIFQKKIAHCGIYNSLSQTLLKITSPGIPDFYQGTELWDFSLVDPDNRRPVDYNVRIKMLEELKKNEQEVAPSALARELTINKDTGKIKLYLVYKALNYRKINREIFERGEYTPLEVMGEKAIHVCSFARKLDNSTVLVVVPRFFTRLAQQPDSMPLGNEVWKDSFIILPDEGIGKKYRNIFTGEVVVSSHHKGSTILYLSEIYAHFPVALLERIA, from the coding sequence ATGACTTTCGAAGAATCCTTCACGCCACGGATACCCGTATCCACATACCGGCTTCAATTCAACGGACATTTTACTTTTCCTGATGCGCGTGGGGTTATTTCATACCTTCATCACCTCGGCATCTCGGACATCTACGCTTCACCCTATTTTAAAGCAAAAGAGGGCAGCCTTCACGGCTACGATATTGTTGCCCATAATATGATAAATCCGGAAATCGGCACAGAAGAGGAATACAACGAAATGATCCGTGAACTCCGGAAATATGGGATGGGACAAATTCTCGATATTGTTCCCAACCACATGTGCATTACCAGTAACGAGAATAGCTGGTGGATGGACGTCCTTGAGAATGGGCCAAGTTCCGTCTATGCTGATTTCTTTGACATAGACTGGGAACCCGTAAAGATTGAGTTAAAAAATAAGGTGCTTATCCCTATTTTAAACGATCAGTATGGTAATGTGCTCGAAAGACAGGAATTGCAGCTTGCCTTCGAGAACGGCGATTTCTTCCTTTCTTATTTTCAGCATAAATTCCCCATAAGGCCAAAGACATATAGAGACATACTACAGCATGGCATCGATAGGCTGAAAAATCATCTCTCTCCTGAAGACCCTAATTTGAATGAGCTTTTAAGTATTATCACGGCATTAAATCACTTGCCCCCATACACGGAGAAGGATCAGGAAAAGATTGCTGAACGATACCGCGAGAAGGAAATTATAAAGAAACGATTATGGAATCTCTATCGTGAAATTCAGGAGATTCAGGCATTCATAAATGAAACGGTAAAAATGTTTAATGGAGTAAAGGAAAAGTCCGAAAGCTTTGATCCTCTGGACCATCTCCTTAATCAACAGATATACAGACTCTCAAAATGGAGCGTAGCTACTGAGGAAATAAACTACCGGAGATTCTTCGATATCAATGACCTTGCAGCTATCAGAATGGAAAACCCGTTTGTTTTTAAAGAAACCCATACCCTGATTTTTAAACTTATCAGGAATGGGGCGGTTACTGGCTTGAGAATTGACCATCCTGACGGACTCTATAACCCTTCGGAATATTTCCGCAGGTTGCAGAGAAACTGTTTTCTTCATAAAAGACTGAATCTTACCGGAACTCTAGCGGAAACTCCCGATGGAGAGACTGCGCTACTGAGGCAATACCAGGAGCTTCTATCAAAAGATTCCCAGATGAAGGCCTTTTATATCGTTGGCGAAAAAATCTTTATCAAAGGAGAAAAGATGCCTGAAGACTGGCCCATCTTCGGCACGACAGGGTATGTCTTTTTAAACTCCCTGAATGGCATCTTTGTTGAGACCACGAATGCAAAAATATTTGACGATATATACGGCAGATTTATCAGGTCAAAGGTCGTTTTTCAAAAGGTTGTTTATGAAAAGAAAAAATTAATTATGGAAGTGATCATGTCGAGTGAAGTCAATACCCTGGGGCATTACCTGAACCGGTTGTCGGAAAAAAACCGGCTTACAAGAGATTTTACCCTGAACAGCCTCACAAACGCTATAAAGGAAGTCATCGCCTTCTTCCCGGTGTACAGAACCTATATAAAACCATCCGAGGTGACAGAAAGGGACCGGCGGTATATTGAGATTGCCGTGTCAAAGGCAAAAAGAAATAATCCTGCTATGAGCGAATCAGTTTTTGACTTTCTCAAAGACGTTCTTTTGTTGAAATATCCTGAAAATTTTAAGGATGCCGATCAAAAAGAATGGCTTGACTTCGTCATGAAGTTTCAGCAGGTCACCGGACCGGTCACAGCGAAAGGGCTTGAGGATACGACCTTTTATATTTATAACCGTCTCGTTTCTCTCAACGAAGTGGGAGGAAGTCCGGAAAGATTTGGCGTACTCATGGAGACCTTTCATGGACAAAACATAGAAAGATGCAAGTTCTGGCCTCACACCCTTATTGCCACCACCACCCATGACTCAAAACGCAGTGAAGATGTGCGGGCAAGGATTAATGTCTTGTCGGAAATTCCTGATGAATGGAGATCCTGTTTAACGCGGTGGAGACGACTAAACAAAAAAAATGCCGTCGTTGCAGAAGGCCAGACGATACCGGATCCGAATGAGGAATACCTGCTGTACCAGACCCTTGTAGGTGCATGGCCCATTGAACCAATGACCATATCGGGATACGAGATATTCAAGAAACGGATTAAAGATTACCTGGTAAAGGCGCTGAGGGAGGCAAAGGTCAACACAAGCTGGATAAATCCCAATGCAAATTACGAGAATATCGTGATAAGCTTTATCGAGGCCATCTTGAACAATACGCGAAGAAATAAGTTTCTGAAAGATTTTCAGATATTTCAGAAGAAGATTGCCCATTGCGGCATATATAACTCGCTCTCCCAGACATTGCTGAAAATAACCTCCCCAGGAATCCCTGATTTTTACCAGGGAACTGAGTTGTGGGATTTCAGTCTCGTTGATCCAGACAACCGCCGGCCTGTTGATTACAACGTAAGAATCAAGATGCTGGAGGAACTGAAAAAGAACGAGCAGGAAGTGGCGCCGTCAGCGCTTGCCAGGGAATTGACTATCAACAAAGATACCGGAAAGATAAAGCTCTACCTGGTGTATAAAGCCCTTAATTACCGAAAAATAAACCGGGAAATATTTGAGCGCGGAGAATATACCCCTCTTGAAGTTATGGGAGAAAAAGCCATACATGTTTGTTCGTTTGCCCGGAAATTAGACAATTCTACGGTACTGGTTGTTGTCCCCAGATTTTTTACACGGCTTGCGCAGCAACCCGATAGCATGCCCTTGGGCAATGAAGTATGGAAAGACTCGTTTATTATTCTACCAGATGAAGGAATAGGGAAAAAATATCGAAATATTTTTACCGGGGAAGTTGTTGTTTCTTCACATCACAAAGGATCGACCATCTTGTATTTATCAGAAATATATGCTCATTTTCCCGTGGCTCTCTTGGAAAGGATCGCCTGA